The genomic region CGTCACCCGTTCCAACGCCGGGACGCCCTCGCGCGCGAGGTACGATTGAAACTTCGCCAGATCGCGCCGGTAGGACTCGATGGTATTGCGCGCCAATCCACCCTCGATCCGAAGATGATTCAGATATCGTTCCACCAACGGATCGGTCGCCATGACGTTCATGACGTTGATGATAGCCAATGGTCGAAACTTTTGACAGGGGAGCCGACAGCGGACAACCTTGACACCCCTCAGGGTTTCCGATAGTACTCAACTTTTACCGAAATCAGTTCCTTGTAGTCCGCGACCGACCGTGACTCTCCGACTTCTTCACACGTGGCTCCGCTCCCGCGTCGAAACGTTCGTCGCATCCGAGGACGGAGTGCGCCGGCTGTTCTGCTGCACCGCGGCACTGGCGAGCCTGCTGCTCGTGTCCACGTCGGCGCTTCCGGCGCCGGCCGGGAAAGCGCCTGCCGGGAAGACGGACGCGGCGAAGACCGAGGCCGGCAAGAACGCACCGGCCAATCATCCCACGCTGAACCAGGCCAAGCGACTGATCGATCAAGGACAAGCCGAAGAAGCCGTCACGCTGCTCCGTCGATTCCTTGCCACCACGCCCAAGCCCGACCTTCTCGACGACACGTATCTCTTGCTTGCCGCCGCATTGTACGGCTCACAGCAATACCCCGAGAGTCTCAGGTACCTGCAGCAATTGCAGACGGAATTTCCCAATTCCGAAGTGAGCGACCGGGGGAAGTTGCTGCTGGCCCGAACTCACGCGGCCATGGGAAATCCCGACCTGGCGTTTCCCATCCTGACGGGAGTCCGCACCCTCACGCAGGACGAAACCGCGAAACGCGAGGCGGTCCATATCAGCGGAGAGCTGTATCTCCAGAAGAAGGAGTATTCCCGCGCCATCCAGGCCTGGCTGGAGCAGATCGCGCTGAGCACGAACGACCAGGCGGACGAAATCCGCGGCCAGATCCGTACCGTGATCAACGAGTCGTTCGATAAGAAGGCGCTGGAACGAATCCGGGAGGCGTACCCCAGGAGTTTTCCTGGCGACCTGGCATCGATCCGGCTGATCGAATTGTATCTCAGCCGCGGGGAAGAGCATCAGGCCGCCAGGCAGATACAGCAGTTCCTCGCGAATTTTCCCGTCCATCCCTACGCGGCCAAGGCCACCGACCTGCTCGCGTCGCTGCAGACCAAACTGAAATCGAATCAGTTCTTGATCGCCACGGTGCTTCCGCTTTCCGGCAAACTGGCCCCGTTCTCGAACGACGTCCTGAGCGGGATCGAACTCGCGATGGCGTCGTACGGCGGGCACGCCGGGGGGCCGTCGGTGGGGTTGCTGGTCAAGGATCCCGAGGCGGAGCACGGCTCGTTCATCGACGACCTCGGCGCGATGCTGGCGAACGATCGGCCCATCGCGGTCATCGGTCCCCTCTTGTCGAAAAACCTTCCCGTCATGGCGGAATTGGCGGAACGCGCGCACATTCCGCTGCTGACTCCGACGGCCACGCTTCCGAACGTCCGTCGTCTCGGCGGCTATACCTTCAGCACGGCGCTGACCTATCAACTGCAGGCCAAGCGCATCGCGGCCTATGCGGTGGGCGAGCAGGGATTCCGCCGCTTCTGCATCCTGCATCCCGACACGGCCTACGGGCGTGAACTGGCCCGCTGGTTCGCCCAGGAGATTCACTCGCACGACGGCGAGATCATCGCCATCGAATCATACAAGGAAGGCGAGAGCGACCTCAGCCCTCAACTCAAACGGATGAAGGCCGAAGACCTCAAAAAATACGGCCTCTCGGTCCCCGTGGATCAGACAAAGCTCGGCGGGAAGTCCACGAAGATGGACAAGAAAGTCCTCTATACCCCGGGGTTCGACGCGATCTATATTCCAGGGCGGGCGGCGGACGTGGGCCTGATCGCCGCGCAATTGAATTTTCACGACATGAAGGTTCCGTTTCTCGGCAGCAACGGATGGAACGTGCCGGATTTCGCCCGGACCGCCGATCAATCGATCGACGGGTCCGTGTTCGTGGACGGCTTTTTCGTCGACAGTCCCAATCCGAACGTTCAGGAGTTCGTCGAGCAATACAAGAAAAGGTTTCAAACCGTCCCCACCCTCTTCGCCATGCAGGGATACGACGCCGCTCGGTTCGTACTCGAAGCCGTCAGAAAGGGCGCCGCCTCCGGCGAGGCGGTGAAGGATTTCCTGGTGTCGCAGCCGGATCTCCCCGCACTGGGCGGACCGGCCGCCTTTTTGGCCGACGGTTCGCTCAATCGACCGCTCTTTCTCATTCAAGTCAAGCGCGGTCGTTTCGTCCAGGTAGATTAGACGGACGGGCTGGTATAACGCATACGGACGGCGACTGATCGACATGAACGGCATCGGCCACATTCTCTATCAGATTTCGTACATGGGACTTCCCTTGTTGTTTGCCATGGTCCTGCACGAGTACGCGCACGGATGGATGGCCGACAAGTGCGGAGATCCGACCGCCAAACTCCAGGGACGGCTCACCTTGAATCCGCTGGCGCACATCGATCCGTTTGGAACGATCCTCATGCCGTTGCTCTGTCTGATGCTGCCCGGAGGCTTTCTGCTCGGATGGGCCAAGCCGGTACCGATCGATCCCAGAAACATGAGCCGCCCTCGTAGAGACATGGCCCTCGTGGCGGCGGCGGGGCCGGGAATGAACCTCGCACTGGCCGTCGTCAGCGCGCTGGCGCTTACCGCGATTTTGACCCTGGATCCCGGGCTTTCCATCCG from Nitrospira japonica harbors:
- a CDS encoding penicillin-binding protein activator; this translates as MTLRLLHTWLRSRVETFVASEDGVRRLFCCTAALASLLLVSTSALPAPAGKAPAGKTDAAKTEAGKNAPANHPTLNQAKRLIDQGQAEEAVTLLRRFLATTPKPDLLDDTYLLLAAALYGSQQYPESLRYLQQLQTEFPNSEVSDRGKLLLARTHAAMGNPDLAFPILTGVRTLTQDETAKREAVHISGELYLQKKEYSRAIQAWLEQIALSTNDQADEIRGQIRTVINESFDKKALERIREAYPRSFPGDLASIRLIELYLSRGEEHQAARQIQQFLANFPVHPYAAKATDLLASLQTKLKSNQFLIATVLPLSGKLAPFSNDVLSGIELAMASYGGHAGGPSVGLLVKDPEAEHGSFIDDLGAMLANDRPIAVIGPLLSKNLPVMAELAERAHIPLLTPTATLPNVRRLGGYTFSTALTYQLQAKRIAAYAVGEQGFRRFCILHPDTAYGRELARWFAQEIHSHDGEIIAIESYKEGESDLSPQLKRMKAEDLKKYGLSVPVDQTKLGGKSTKMDKKVLYTPGFDAIYIPGRAADVGLIAAQLNFHDMKVPFLGSNGWNVPDFARTADQSIDGSVFVDGFFVDSPNPNVQEFVEQYKKRFQTVPTLFAMQGYDAARFVLEAVRKGAASGEAVKDFLVSQPDLPALGGPAAFLADGSLNRPLFLIQVKRGRFVQVD
- a CDS encoding site-2 protease family protein — its product is MNGIGHILYQISYMGLPLLFAMVLHEYAHGWMADKCGDPTAKLQGRLTLNPLAHIDPFGTILMPLLCLMLPGGFLLGWAKPVPIDPRNMSRPRRDMALVAAAGPGMNLALAVVSALALTAILTLDPGLSIRGESRGADAPDAGAGSMFLLPIAVMAFYSVLINVFLGLFNLIPIPPLDGGRILVSLLPPQPAMALARLEPYGMLILVGLLVFDKELRVIHTISSVFATGLSGTLLSTALGLSTGGSAQ